CGAGGAAGTCCTGTGCGCCCCGCTGGATCGCCTGGACGCCGACCTGCTGGTCGCGGACGCCGGTCAACACGACGATCGGCGTCGCCCCGCTCTCGTCGTGGACCGTCTCGAGCGTCTGCAGCCCCTCGCTGTCGGGCAGGTTCAGGTCCAGCAAGACGACGTCGATCGGCGACCCCTCGAGCGTCTCGAGGCCGTCCTCGAGCCGGTTCTCGCGGGTGATCTCCGGCGTCCGCCCCGCCGATTCGTCGGAGCTGACCCGCTGGGCGAGCTCCTCGGTGCCGCGGAGCATCTCCTGGATCAGACGCGCGTCGCCGGGGTTGTCCTCGATCAGCAGGATCTCCAGGGTATCGACCTCGGCGGTCGTTCCGTCAGCGTCGGCCCGCGTGTCCGTTCCGCTCATTGGCCCTCACCCTCCGGCGGAAGCCGGACGACGGAGAACCAGAACTTCTCGAACGCCCGGACCGTCTCGATGAAGTCGTCCGGATCGACCGGCTTCGTCAGGTAGGCGTTGGCGTGGAGCTCGTAGGATCTGACGACGTCCTCCTCGGCCCGGGAGCTCGTCAGGACGATCACCGGAATCGATCGCAGTTCGGAATCCCCCTTGAGCTCCTCGAGGACGTCCTCGCCGTCCTTCCGCGGGAGGTTGAGGTCGAGCAGGATGAGATCCGGTCGCGGCGCGTCCTCGTACTCGCCGCGCTGGTAGAGAAACTCCAGCGCTTCGTTGCCGTCCGAAACGACGTGGAGGTCGTTCTCGATGCGGCCCTGTTTGAACGCTTCTTCGGTCAGTCGGACGTCACCCGGATTGTCCTCGACTAACAGGATCTGTGCTGGCTCCGGTTTGAACTGTCTCGAATCACTCATGGTCGGTCGTGGTTGCAGTCGCGGTGTCGGTCTCGGACGGCGCCGGCACGGTCCCGGTTCCGGTTCCTCGGACGCCTCGCCGCCGTGGAGTCGCTCGAATACCTGAAAGCGGCGATCTGTATCCGCCGGATCGATCCCGATCCCCCGATCGCGAACTGAAATCGTCCACTCTTGTCCACGTTTATCCGCGAACACAGATATACGTAGGGTCTGCCGACCGGCGTCCGCACTCGCGTCGGCACGCGGGTACCGGACCTCCTGGCGGAGCCGGTCCGAATCGCCGGCGACAGCCACAGTAGAAGCGAATCGGGGTCGGACGACTCGAGCGTTCGCTGGCCGAGTTCGGCGACCGCCTCCGGCCGGCGGACGCGAGACCGGAACTGGCCCGTCGGCTGGTCTGAACACCCCATGCGAGTAGTGCAGTACAAGTCGATTGCCGGGCATAAATGTGGCGCGTACACTCACCGGTCGTGACGTGTCGTCGCGACGAACGCCCTCGAACGTGAACCCAGCCGCTACTCGCGGCCGACCGCGTCGTCGCCGACGAGCCGGTAGGTCCGCCCGCGGCGCTCGCCGACGGCCTCGATCAGGTCGTAGTGGACCATCTTCGTCAGGTAGTTGCGCAGCGTCCGCTCGGTCTTGGGGTCGTCGACCCGCCGTTCGTACTCGTCGTAGAGGTCGCCCGGATCGATCTCGCCGGCCTCGGCGATGACGTCGTACAGCACCCGCTGGTGTTCGATCAGCCCCTCGACGGTCTCGCGCCGGATCGCCGTCCGCGCGTCCGGGATCGCCGCCTCGAGGACGTCGTCGGTCACCGACTCGAGTCCCCGTCGGCTCGCCCGACGGGCGGCCGACCGGAGGATGCCGATCCCCACGCGGGCGTCGCCCGACGCGGCGTCGGCGATCGTCCGCAGCTGGCCGTCGCTCACGGCGCCGGGCTCGAGGGCCTTCTCCGCCCGTTCGGCCAGGATCGCGGCCAGTTCGTCCGTCCCGTAGCGGTCGAACCGGACGCGGGTCCCCGCCCGCAGCCGCGAGCGGACCCGGTCGTCGAAGCTCGCGAACAGCTCCTCCTCGCGGTTGGCGATCAACACCAGCGAGACGTGCCCCAGCCGGTGGAGGTCGTAGAGCGCGGCCGTCTCCTCGAGCTGGTCGACCTCGTCTAAAATAACCACCACGGGCCGGGCGTCCGTCTCACGCAACCGATCGAACAGTTCGTCCTTCGGTGTCGAGCGGTGGATGTCGACGGTTCGGCCGACCGCCTCGAGGACGCCGTAGAGCACTCGAAACCGGGTGTACTCCTGCCAACAGTTGACGTAGGCGACGTCGATCGACGGCTCCTGCTCGCGCAACTGGCCCAGGGCGTACCTGGCGATACAGGTCTTCCCGACGCCGGTGGGACCGAACAGGAACGCGGGGTCGGCCCGCCGATCGGACAGCAGCGGCTCCAGGGACTCCGAGAGGAGGTTCACCTCGTCGTGGCGGTGGACCACCTCGCTGGGGACGAAATCCTCGCGCAGGACGCGACCGTCGACGATCACACCGACCCGGTTACACGTCGGCTGTTGTAAACGGTACCGTCCCGATTCCGAAACTTCCGAAACGATCTCGGATTCTGTATCGCCGCATGTGATTTATCGTGGCTGTTTTAGCTCGTTACGGGCCGATAACTACTGACTCGAGCGGCGCTGATTCGGGGAGTCCATCGGACGGTACGGTCGCTCGCGGGTGCGAACGCGGTCGTTCGACGGACGCGAGTCCCGCCGACCGACGGACGTGAACCCGTCCGTCCGATAGCAGTGCCCATCGACCGGCCGATCCGAGCGAGAAGCGGTCGGTCCAACGCGCTCGAAGTCGGCCGCCGACCGAGCCAGCGAACGTCGCCGATCCGTCCATCACTCGAGACGGCTACCGGCAGTTCGGCGACCGACTCGATCGCGCGGTGATCGATACGCGACCGGTCGCCGATCCGCGGTCGCCGGACCGATCGTCTGGCACCGAACCGTGAACCGGTGGATCACGGCCGACAGCGCTCGGTTCGGGAACCGCCGGCGAGCGCCGGTCGATTCGACCCTCGAACCCCTGATCTCGAGGCGGTAGAACGGTACTCGAGAGTAGAACACCCGATATCGCGTCTCGCGCACTCGTCGGACCGAAGCGATGGGGCTGCCGGGCAGCCAGTTCCGTCGGAACGCCCATAGCGTCATAATTATAACCCGATCTCGCTTCTCCAGTCGATCGGTCGATCGGTGACCGCCCAGGAACTGGTCGACAGCGTGGCTCGGACGATCGGTCGCGTCCGCTTGCACAGTCGGCGACGCTGTCTGCCCGTCGGCGAGCGGTATGGACCTGATTCCCGCGTTCCACGTTCGATACCGCATCCTGCATCGATTCCAACCGGTACACCGGTGAAATCGCCCCCGTATGGTCGGGAGACGAGAACCGCGAGCTGCCGTGGCGAGGGAATCGACTCGAGAACCCGTTCGCAGTCCGTTCTTTCCGAGTCTGCGGTGAGTCGCCGCGAGTGAATCCACAGCCTACCAGCACCCGATAAATCACATAGTACGATATAGAATATCGCTTCCGACGGTACCGATCAGCGACTCGTGGCCGAACTACTGCCGGCGGTTTCAGCAGCCTCGGTTCGGTCACTCGAGACGAAACCCGGTCGGCCCCGCCGCGAACGGGGACCAACGCCGCTCCGTGGCCGGATCCAACGAACAATTAGCGGTCCGCGGCCGCGAGGAACGACGGATTTCGATCGGCGTCACGGCCGATTGCGGAGCGATACGCCGTCCATAATAATACCGCCCGTCGGTGGTTGTGGGGGTATGAGCGCCCAGCCGCGGATGTCGCCCGAGGATCTCGACGACGAACTGGAACGGACGGTCTACGAGTACGTCGAACGAAACGGGGCCGTCGAACCGGCCGAACTGGCGCGCGCGATCCGCATCGAATCGGGAACGACCCACTCGAAACCGGCCCGATCCGGCACCTACACCGAATCGGTCTGTCCGCCCGCCGAGGACCTCGAGTCCTGCATCGAGAGACTCACGGACCGAGGATACCTGACCGAATCCGACGGCAAGGTCCGCCTCGCGCTCGGCGGAACGGCGACCGAACTGGTCCTCGAGGACGCCACCGTCACGGTTCGACCGGCGCGGGAGGAAGACCGCGAGGGGATCGTCGAGACGATGCGCGAGGTCGCCGACGAGGGCCCCTACATCGTCGCCGAGAACGTCGCGACGCGACTCGAGCGCGACTCGGCGCTCGTGCGGGCCAACGAGGAGCGCTCGCGGGTCTGTTTCGTCGCGAGTCTCGAGTCGGCGGCCGACGAGGCGACCGACGAATCGGACGACGACGCCGCGGAGCCCGAATCAGACGTCGTCGGCTGGCTCCACGTCGACGCCCACGAATTGCCGTCGCTTTCCCACACCGCCGAACTCACCCTCGGCGTCGCGCCCGAGTTCCGCCGCAAGGGGATCGGCTCGAGCCTCCTCGAGTACGGTCTCGAGTGGGCCGACGACGCCGGGTACCGGAAGTGCTACCAGAACCTGCCGGCGACCAACGAGACCGCCATCGAGTTCCTCGAGGAGAACGGCTGGCAGCGCGAGGGCGTCCACGAGGAGCAGTACCGCATCGACGACGAGTACGTCGACGAAGTGATGCTGGCGGCGTGGCCGTAGGCGGCGCCGCGCGACCGTAGTTTCTTGCCGACCGCGTTCCATACTCGCGGTATGGACGAGATCTCACTCGGTGTGCCGAAACCGGTCCTCGAACGACTACCCGAAGACGACGAGACCGCCGCGGCGGACATGCAGGAGGCCGTCGCCGGCTGGGAACAACGGTTGAATCGAGCGATCGAAGAGGCCGACGACGACCGCGAGGCGGCCGGTCGCGTCCTCGAGGCGATCGAGCGCTTCGAGGAGCGCCGTAGCACCTACGACGACCTCGTGCCGGAGCTGCGCGCGTGGGGGCAGTCGCCGATCTACGCGATCGCGTGGCGGACGCTGTACGCCGACGTCATCGCCCAGCTCTACGACCACGACGACCTCGCCGACCACCTCGAGCGCGAGCGCAACGCCCGGCTGGTCGAGGACGGCATTCGACTCCAGGATCTGTAGCGGGCGCCGGCAGCCGCCGGCGATCGGCTCCTTCGAGGCGCTCGTTCCGGAGTGCTATATATTCCTCCGGGAGCGGAATTCACGGTCGTCGACGGATACCGTCGCCGGATCGCCGGGAGCCACAACGATTTTGCGCTCGCCCGAGACTAGTGGACTATCCGTGGCCTCGACCGACGACCGCGACGCCGCCGACGCGATCGATCTGACGACGCGCGTGCGCCGTCGCGTTCTCCCGACGCTTCACCGCATCAAGGAACCGTTCGGCGGGTTCGCCCAGTGTCTCCAACACCCCGACGAGTACGTCGGAACGATCCCGTACGGTCTCGAGACGTTCCGGGCGGACCTCGAGGCGATGGCGTTCGAACCGGAACCGATCGCCTCCCTGAAGATCCACCGCGACGGCCGGCTGTCGGCCGGTAGCTGGGCCCGGCGGCGATCGCCGCTGGCGACGTGGCAACTCCACGTCGCGCTGTTTCAGGACGGCGCCGACGCCGTCGACGTGTTCGCCCACCGCGAGTACTCGTGGCTGCGCCACCCGTACAGACACTACACCTGCGAGGGGTGGGATACCGAGGGCGGCGTCGAGCGGGTGCGATCGCTGCTCGCGGACCACGACGTGACGTTCCGGATCGATCGCCGACGAGCCGGCACCACCGACTCCGTCGCGGCCGACGATTGACGACGAGTCGCGAGCGAAGACTCGTTGCTCGAGCGGCGTTGGCACTTTCACAACGGCTTTGACCGGCGGCGGTGGAGCGTCGAGCGATGGCGAAGACGAACGTCGTCGCCGCGTTCACCGACCTCTACCGACCGACGGTCAACGGCGTCACCTACACGGTCGCGCTGTGGCGCGAGCGATGGGGCCGCCGTCGGGGATCGATGGCGATCGTCTTCCCCGAGATGGCCGGGTACGAACCCGGCGACGGGGAGTACGCGCTCCCGAGCGTCGGCGCGCCGCTGTACCCGCGCTACCGCCTCGGAGTGCCGGTGGCTCCCGACGGACTCGACACGCCCGACATCGTCCACGTCCACACGCCGTTCACGGTCGGGTTCGCGGGCGTCCGGTTCGCCCGCGAGCGCGACGTCCCCGTCGTCGCCACCTACCACACGCTCCTCGAGGACCGCGTGAGCCAGCACGTCTCCGACGGGGCGGTCGAGCCGCTCAAGCGCGTTTGCCGCGCCTACGAGCGGGCGTTCTTCGAGCGCGTCGATCACGTGACCGTGCCGACGGCGTTCGCCCGGTGGCACCTGCTCGAGCGCGTCGGTGCGGACGTCGACGCGACGATCGTCTCGAACGGTATCGACGTCGACTTCTTCCGGCCGGTCGAGGCGACGCCCCTTCGAGAGCGCTACGGCCTCTCGGGCGAGGGACCGCTGCTGGGCTACACGGGCCGGCACGGTCCCGAAAAGAACCTCGAGGAGGCGATCGACGCCGTCGACGGCACCGACTGGACGCTCGTCATCGCCGGCGACGGACCCGCCCGCGACGACCTCGAGGCTCGCGCCGCGGCGACCGACGCCGACGTCCGGTTTTTGGGCTTCCTCGAGCGCGAAGAGCTGCCGGCGTTCTACTCGGCGCTCGACGCGTTCGTCTTCCCGAGTCCGGTCGAGACGCAGGGGCTGGTCGCGCTCGAGGCGACCGCCTGCGGGACGCCGGTCGTCGCCGCCGACGCCGGGGCGTTAGCGGACGGCGTCATCGAGGGCGAGATCGGCTACCGGTACGCGCCCGGCGACCGCGAGGCGTTTCGGTGGGCGATCCGTCGGACGCTGGCCGAACGCGAGCGGCTCTCGGACCTCTGTCGGCGCCGTCGAGACATGCTCGCGGTCGATCACTCGCTCGACCAGTTGGCGGGGCTGTACGACGCGATTCGCGACGATTAACGGAATCGCGTCGGCCGGGCCGCCGCAGGCGGCGTGTGAATACAGACCAAGGCTTCAAATCCGCGCGGTCGATAGGAAACGGTATGGAGTTTGCAGTTTCGCGGGTCGGGACGACCCGCGTCACCCTCCACGGGGGAAGCGACACGACCGCCTGCGACGACGCGACCGAACAACTGGCCGAGAGCCTCGAGCGCCTCGCGGCCGAGGGAACCATCGCCGACTGGGAGATCGCCGACGCCGAGGTGTACGAGCATCCGACCGCGCCCTTCGATCCGTACACGATCGTCCTCGAGTTCTCCGTGACCGTCGTCGTCGACGCCGAGGACGCCGACGCGGCGACGGAGCGCGGCGCCGGCGCGATCGACGACGCGCTCGAAACCGCCGATTTCGGCGCCGTCAGCTACACGTCTTCGGCGGCGGCCTCGGCCGCCTGATCGATCCGCGAGCCGGTCGGCGACGGGAGCCACCCGAACTTATGCGATTCCGCGACCATCCATAGATATGGAGCTCGAATTGCGGTTTTTCGCGACCTTTCGAGAGGCCGTCGGCGAGAAGGAACGGGCCGAAACGTTCGACGACGACGCCGCGGTCGGCGACGTGCTGGCCGCCCTCGAGGCCGAGTACGCGGGTCTCGAGGGGCAGTTGCTCGAGGAAGGCGAGTCGGGACGGGCGATCAGGCCGCAGTTGAGCGTGCTGAAAAACGGCCGCGACGTGACCCACATGGCCGGCCCGGAGACGCCCCTCGAGGACGGCGATAGACTCTCGGTGTTCCCGCCGGTCGCGGGCGGGTAGCGGTATCGCGTCCGTCAGTACCGTTCGCCGACTCCTGGCGACGCTGGTCGTCAGTCACCCCCGAATCGGTTTCCGGGGTTCTATCGAGTCGGTCCGGGATCGCACACGCTGTCTACCTGTTAGATCGGCTGTAATACGTAATTCCGACACTTGCAGTCTCACGCGACTCTTCTTTCGGCGGTGGTAGCGGAGACGCCACTCGAGTCTTCAAACACATGTCTGATACACTCACTCGCGACGATCGTTCCCGGCGCGTACGCGACTCGATCGTCGTTCCGGCCGTCT
This portion of the Haloterrigena gelatinilytica genome encodes:
- a CDS encoding response regulator → MSDSRQFKPEPAQILLVEDNPGDVRLTEEAFKQGRIENDLHVVSDGNEALEFLYQRGEYEDAPRPDLILLDLNLPRKDGEDVLEELKGDSELRSIPVIVLTSSRAEEDVVRSYELHANAYLTKPVDPDDFIETVRAFEKFWFSVVRLPPEGEGQ
- a CDS encoding GNAT family N-acetyltransferase is translated as MSAQPRMSPEDLDDELERTVYEYVERNGAVEPAELARAIRIESGTTHSKPARSGTYTESVCPPAEDLESCIERLTDRGYLTESDGKVRLALGGTATELVLEDATVTVRPAREEDREGIVETMREVADEGPYIVAENVATRLERDSALVRANEERSRVCFVASLESAADEATDESDDDAAEPESDVVGWLHVDAHELPSLSHTAELTLGVAPEFRRKGIGSSLLEYGLEWADDAGYRKCYQNLPATNETAIEFLEENGWQREGVHEEQYRIDDEYVDEVMLAAWP
- a CDS encoding ubiquitin-like small modifier protein 1, with product MELELRFFATFREAVGEKERAETFDDDAAVGDVLAALEAEYAGLEGQLLEEGESGRAIRPQLSVLKNGRDVTHMAGPETPLEDGDRLSVFPPVAGG
- a CDS encoding glycosyltransferase, which produces MAKTNVVAAFTDLYRPTVNGVTYTVALWRERWGRRRGSMAIVFPEMAGYEPGDGEYALPSVGAPLYPRYRLGVPVAPDGLDTPDIVHVHTPFTVGFAGVRFARERDVPVVATYHTLLEDRVSQHVSDGAVEPLKRVCRAYERAFFERVDHVTVPTAFARWHLLERVGADVDATIVSNGIDVDFFRPVEATPLRERYGLSGEGPLLGYTGRHGPEKNLEEAIDAVDGTDWTLVIAGDGPARDDLEARAAATDADVRFLGFLEREELPAFYSALDAFVFPSPVETQGLVALEATACGTPVVAADAGALADGVIEGEIGYRYAPGDREAFRWAIRRTLAERERLSDLCRRRRDMLAVDHSLDQLAGLYDAIRDD
- a CDS encoding Cdc6/Cdc18 family protein encodes the protein MIVDGRVLREDFVPSEVVHRHDEVNLLSESLEPLLSDRRADPAFLFGPTGVGKTCIARYALGQLREQEPSIDVAYVNCWQEYTRFRVLYGVLEAVGRTVDIHRSTPKDELFDRLRETDARPVVVILDEVDQLEETAALYDLHRLGHVSLVLIANREEELFASFDDRVRSRLRAGTRVRFDRYGTDELAAILAERAEKALEPGAVSDGQLRTIADAASGDARVGIGILRSAARRASRRGLESVTDDVLEAAIPDARTAIRRETVEGLIEHQRVLYDVIAEAGEIDPGDLYDEYERRVDDPKTERTLRNYLTKMVHYDLIEAVGERRGRTYRLVGDDAVGRE